One region of Salvelinus namaycush isolate Seneca chromosome 3, SaNama_1.0, whole genome shotgun sequence genomic DNA includes:
- the LOC120044335 gene encoding myosin regulatory light chain 2, ventricular/cardiac muscle isoform-like, with amino-acid sequence MFEQAQIQEFKEAFTIMDQNRDGFIDKNDLRDTFCALGRLNVGNDELDEMLKMAPGPINFTIFLSMFGEKLKGTDPEETIINAFKIFDPEGQGVLKGEDIKYYIMSQADKFTEAEVEDMFTNFPLDVAGNLDYKNLCYVITHGEDKEAE; translated from the exons ATGTTTGAGCAAGCCCAGATCCAGGAGTTCAAGGAGGCTTTCACCATCATGGACCAGAACAGAGACGGTTTCATTGACAAGAACGACCTGAGGGACACATTCTGTGCACTGG GCCGTCTTAACGTGGGTAATGATGAGCTGGACGAGATGCTAAAGATGGCCCCTGGACCCATCAACTTCACCATCTTCCTCTCCATGTTTGGCGAGAAGTTGAAAG GTACTGACCCCGAGGAGACCATTATTAATGCCTTCAAGATCTTCGACCCCGAGGGACAGGGAGTCCTCAAGGGAGAGGA TATCAAATATTACATCATGTCTCAGGCGGACAAGTTCACCGAAGCTGAG GTTGAAGACATGTTCACAAATTTCCCCCTGGACGTCGCCGGGAATCTAGACTACAAGAACCTGTGCTACGTTATCACACACGGAGAGGATAAGGAGGCGGAGTAA